The Deltaproteobacteria bacterium DNA window CTTTATTTCTGGCTGGGTGGGATAATCGATCATCTGGTCAAGGCCTTATTCCCCTTCTGGGGGGGGTGCCTTATATTGATATTTTACAGTTTTTTGCGGCGCTTAAGGGTCGAGCGCCGGGAAGCTCTGCTCGCTACCGCCTTCCTGGTGTTAAACGGCCCCACCCTGATCACTCACCTGTTTATTGCCTATGCCGACCTGGCCCTGGCTTACTATACCTTTATAGCCGCTGGTCTGCTTTTCCTCTGGCTCAAAGAAGAGACCCCCAAGGGGAGTATGATTCTGGTGGGCATTTTTAGCGGCGGAATGTTATGGTGTAAGTATGAGGGGGGGCCCTTGGTATTAATCAACTTCCTCGCGGCGGTGATCACCCTGCTCTGGCTGCGGCCATTGGCCCAGGGAAAAAAATTCGCCTCCCTGGCCGGAGCAGGGTTGCTATCCCTGTTATTTTACCTTCCCTGGCGCTATTTTTGCCTGACGCAGCAAATGCATGTGGGGGCCGGCCATCTGGGCGGGTTCTTCCCGACCCAACTCTGGCAAGCCGTCGTTTACCTGTCGAAGTCACTGGTCTGGCCTCCCTATTTTGGATTATTCTGGCCGGTAGTAATGTTAACCTTAGTCTGGTCGGGCCGGACTGCTCTCTGCTCGCCGGCCATGTTTCTGGGTCTGGTAACTCTGGGAAACCTAGCCGCCATTGTCCTCGCTTACACCGTAGTCCCGGCCTCCGCCGCGGAATTTCCTTGGTATATGCGGGCTACCATTGATCGCCTGTTGCTGCACATTGCCCCGACCTCAGGTCTGCTGTTGGCTGCTCCTTTGGCCTCCGGGGGAGTAAAGATTCCAGAAACTTTTAATTTTCTCCAGAGAGGTTCCCGAAAACAAGCCCTGAAAGGAAAATGATTTTTGTTGTTTAAGGCTATGACTTATAACATCCATGGCGGTTTTGGCAAAGGCCAGCGGAAGATGCAATTCCTGGTAGGAATATTGAGCAGCGTTGGTCCCCAGGTGATCTGCTTACAGGAAGTCAAACAGGGGCCCACCCGCTTCGGCTGGGAGAATCAAGGGGAATGGCTCGGCAAAAACCTGGGCTTCTGGTGGGCTTTTGCCCCGGTCCGCTACCATACCGGGGGAGTCCTGGGGAATGCGGTGCTCTCGGTCTGGCCGATTCGCCAGACCCGGTATCATGATCTGACCATTTTGCGCCGCGCCCCTCGCGGCTGCCTGGAGGTAGAAATTGCTACTCCTGGGGGGCCGTTGCGGGTATTCAACGTCCACTTGGGCCATTTATCGCGCGAGCGGGCCGCTCAGATGCGCCGTCTGCTGGCCCGCCTTTACGCCCCGGGCGGAGATAAGGCTCTCCCTATCCTGGTGGCTGGAGACTTTAACTCTTTGCCCCAGAGCTATGTATCCCATTACCTCCGCAAACATCTGGCCGATGTCTGGCATCAGGTCGGGCATGGGCGGGGTGGGACTTTTAGCACCCGCCTGCCGCTGTTGCGGATTGATTATATCTACGTCAACCAGAAACTGGCACCTCGAGCCGCCCAGGTAGTGCGCCCGAAAAGAGGCCGCCAAATCTCCGACCATTTTCCCCTACTGGCAGAATTTGACTGGAATATTTCCTGAGGTACCTAGAGGCGACCCGGCAAGTTGCTTAAATTGCGTAACCTTTCCACGAGGTAAAGATGCCTATGCTGACCCCGCAAAAAATCGCCATTGATTGCATTTTCCACTCCCCCTGCATTGAACTCAATTATTATGATCAAGGTGCTGGCGAACCGCTCATCTTCATTCACGGCCTGGGCGGCAGTGCTACCAACTGGCGTTTCCAGATGGAGGAGCTTTCTCCCCATTGCCGGACTATCGCCATGGATTTGCGTAGTCATGGGCAGTCAGGCTACCGGCCTGAGAAATCTATCACCATCCGGACTTTTGCCGATGATATCATCGCTCTGATGACAAAGCTCGGCCTTGAACAGGCCCATTTCTGCGGTCTGTCGATGGGGGGGATGATTGCCTTGGAGCTTTATCTCCGCTACCCGGGCCAGGTAAAATCCTTAATTCTGGCCGATACCACCGCATTTTTCCCTGATTCGCAGCGGCTGGGGGAATTCCTGCAACTTCTGGATAGTATGTCGATGCGCGATTGGGCTCAGCTATTCAGCTTTCTAATCCTGCGGCGGGAAGCCCCGGCGGCGCTCCGCCAGGAACTGATCGACATAACTGCGGCTACCCGGCGGGGTCCCTACCGGCAAGGACTCATTGCCACCTTTAGCAGTGATTATCGCTGGCTGTTGCCTTTAATCGACGTCAGGACTCTGATATTGGTGGGAGCCGAAGATCAGGCCACTCCCATCGGCTTGGCCAAATATTTACAGGCCCAGATT harbors:
- a CDS encoding endonuclease/exonuclease/phosphatase family protein; its protein translation is MLFKAMTYNIHGGFGKGQRKMQFLVGILSSVGPQVICLQEVKQGPTRFGWENQGEWLGKNLGFWWAFAPVRYHTGGVLGNAVLSVWPIRQTRYHDLTILRRAPRGCLEVEIATPGGPLRVFNVHLGHLSRERAAQMRRLLARLYAPGGDKALPILVAGDFNSLPQSYVSHYLRKHLADVWHQVGHGRGGTFSTRLPLLRIDYIYVNQKLAPRAAQVVRPKRGRQISDHFPLLAEFDWNIS
- a CDS encoding alpha/beta hydrolase, giving the protein MPMLTPQKIAIDCIFHSPCIELNYYDQGAGEPLIFIHGLGGSATNWRFQMEELSPHCRTIAMDLRSHGQSGYRPEKSITIRTFADDIIALMTKLGLEQAHFCGLSMGGMIALELYLRYPGQVKSLILADTTAFFPDSQRLGEFLQLLDSMSMRDWAQLFSFLILRREAPAALRQELIDITAATRRGPYRQGLIATFSSDYRWLLPLIDVRTLILVGAEDQATPIGLAKYLQAQIPNAVLHLIPQSAHCTNLENPTEFNRHLLAHLDNWVK